Below is a window of Tsuneonella deserti DNA.
TTGGGGGCCGCATGGGCGGCGCCCTCCACGCCTTGCAACTGACAACCGCCGTTCCCAACTGAACAGCAAGTCAGCACCACCAGGAGGGTTCGCTCATGTCCGACGTCAACCAGCGCATCAGCGACATCGTCAAAGGTAACGACGTGGTCCTGTTCATGAAGGGAACGCCGCTGTTTCCGCAGTGCGGCTTCTCCAGCCGCGCGATCGCCATTCTCGACCATTGCGGCGCGAAGTACGAAACCGTGGACGTGCTGCAGGACATGGAGATCCGCCAGGGGATCAAGGGCTACAGCGACTGGCCGACCATCCCGCAGCTCTACGTCGGCGGCGAGTTCGTCGGCGGCAGCGACATCATGATGGAAATGTACGAGGCGGGCGAGCTGCAGCAGATGCTGGCCGACAAGGGCGTCACGCAGGAAGGCTGAACGCCCTCTCTCCCATTCTTGCGGCGCAAAGAAAAACCCGTCCGGCTGGGTAGGCCGGACGGGTTTCTTTTTTGGGTCTTGGGCCGATCGGGGAGGCGGAACCGGGAGACTGGGTTCCGCCTCGTTTGCAAAGACTGTTTGGGTGACGGTTATCTAGCACGTCTTGTGCCAATTCCTGTTTCAGCCGTCTTTCCAGCCACATCCATGGTTAACGCCGCGCGCACGCCGTGACAGGTGTAAATTTTTCCGACGCCGGCGCACGATACAATCGGTCTTGGCAAGCAACCCATCGCTCGCCAAAGTCCGGTCATGGATACATCCGACCAGCCCGCTTCGATCCCGGCCGCGACAGTCGTCGTCTTTCGCCGCGCACCCGATGGCGGCGCACCGCAGATCCTCATGGTCACCCGCGACCGCGCGATGAGCTTTGCCGGAGGCATGGCCGTGTTTCCGGGCGGCAGGGTCGATCCCGAAGACTACGCGCTGGCGGAGACTTTGGGCACCGCGTTCGACCTCGACGAAGCAGCTCACCGCATTGCCGCCGTGCGGGAGACGCTGGAGGAAACCGGCCTGGTCATCGGCATCGCCGAAGGCGCGACCGACGCCCACGCGCGCGAGGCCCGCGCGCTGCTGCTCGAGCAAGGGGCGCTTGCCCCGGTGCTCGAAGCAATGGGCTGGACGCTCGCTCTGGACGCGCTGGTCCCGTTCGCCCGCTGGCATCCCAAGAACGAGCGCCTGCCGCGGGTATTCGACACGCGCTTTTACCTCGCCGACCTCGGGACTGGCGCGGTCGAGCTCGAGATCGACGCGACCGAGAACACGCACCTGTTCTGGTCGGGCGCGGCCGAGGCGC
It encodes the following:
- the grxD gene encoding Grx4 family monothiol glutaredoxin: MSDVNQRISDIVKGNDVVLFMKGTPLFPQCGFSSRAIAILDHCGAKYETVDVLQDMEIRQGIKGYSDWPTIPQLYVGGEFVGGSDIMMEMYEAGELQQMLADKGVTQEG
- a CDS encoding NUDIX domain-containing protein, whose amino-acid sequence is MDTSDQPASIPAATVVVFRRAPDGGAPQILMVTRDRAMSFAGGMAVFPGGRVDPEDYALAETLGTAFDLDEAAHRIAAVRETLEETGLVIGIAEGATDAHAREARALLLEQGALAPVLEAMGWTLALDALVPFARWHPKNERLPRVFDTRFYLADLGTGAVELEIDATENTHLFWSGAAEALEAAERGDLSVIYPTRRNLERLAQFASFEEARAHAEAIPVRTITPWMEERGGERWLAIPADAGYPVDGEPLTSAHRA